The Colias croceus chromosome 11, ilColCroc2.1 genome has a segment encoding these proteins:
- the LOC123695895 gene encoding DNA polymerase nu-like — MTTLAQCAETLQIELVERELWKLFVDVEMPVLSVIAEMEHRGVCVDLEKLKSMEGVLLKQMKTTELECHKAAGKNFQVNSAVQVRAILYDELKLDTQCNVKIRETICKGAKSTSETMLRSLMSVHPLPRLILEYRHLHKAHATFLAGIVPHVRNGIIRPTW, encoded by the exons ATGACGACACTGGCGCAGTGTGCGGAGACATTACAGATAGAACTCGTCGAGAGAGAGCTTTGGAAGCTCTTTGTGGATGTGGAAATGCCTGTCCTTTCTGTTATTGCAG AAATGGAACATCGCGGTGTCTGCGTTGACCTAGAGAAGCTGAAATCCATGGAAGGCGTGCTACTGAAACAGATGAAGACAACAGAGCTGGAGTGCCACAAGGCAGCTGGGAAGAACTTCCAGGTGAACTCCGCTGTGCAAGTCAGAGCTATACTGTATGATGAGCTCAAGTTGGACACACAGTGCAATGTTAAGATTAGAGAGACGATATGTAAGGGAGCTAAGTCCACTTCTGAAACGATG TTGCGCAGTCTGATGTCAGTACACCCGCTGCCCCGGCTGATCCTGGAGTACCGCCACCTGCACAAGGCGCATGCCACTTTTTTAGCTGGTATCGTGCCGCACGTCAGAAATGGGATCATTAGACCTACTTGGTAG
- the LOC123695712 gene encoding DNA polymerase nu-like, whose product MLKKLQLEDRHNPKRKSIRNELLQIETDTLKFRSVYTARSGCTLLAADFKHVECRVFAHQAADTGLLAALASPDLFRELAAKWLNKTPESVVAEERERTKRIVYASLYGAGSRKLMEILDVSYDHALSIVSSFNRTFPAMKTFGRWVVSQCEQNNGRIRTASGRTRIFPNINSKDFAIKSHAERQAINFVVQGLAADITKLAMCRTARVAGAPLLQIHDELVWELPHQHVATAAAIIKSTMEECGREFGISVPLPVALYRGPSWGELTEFTLDDITH is encoded by the exons AAATCGAGACGGACACTCTAAAGTTCCGCTCAGTATACACGGCTCGGTCTGGCTGCACACTGCTAGCGGCTGACTTCAAGCACGTGGAGTGCCGCGTGTTCGCGCACCAGGCGGCCGACACCGGCCTGCTGGCTGCACTCGCTAGCCCCGATCTGTTCAGAGAGCTGGCTGCTAAGTG gcTAAACAAGACGCCAGAGAGCGTGGTCGCGGAGGAGCGCGAGCGCACGAAGCGCATCGTGTACGCGAGCCTGTACGGCGCTGGCAGTAGGAAGCTCATGGAGATACTCGACGTTTCCTACGACCACGCGCTCTCCATTGTTTCTAGCTTTAAtc GCACATTTCCCGCAATGAAAACATTCGGCCGATGGGTAGTAAGTCAGTGCGAACAGAATAACGGTCGCATACGAACCGCCAGCGGTCGGACTAGAATCTTTCCCAATATTAATAGCAAGGATTTCGCGATCAAGTCGCATGCGGAGAGACAAGctattaattttgttgttcAAG GGCTAGCGGCAGACATAACCAAGTTAGCGATGTGCCGCACGGCGCGGGTGGCGGGCGCGCCGCTGCTGCAGATACACGACGAGCTGGTGTGGGAGCTGCCGCACCAACACGTGGCAACGGCTGCTG cAATAATAAAAAGCACTATGGAGGAATGCGGTCGAGAGTTCGGTATAAGTGTACCTTTGCCTGTCGCATTGTACCGCGGGCCCAGTTGGGGAGAATTAACCGAATTCACACTCGACGATATTACCCACTag